A genomic segment from Phragmites australis chromosome 6, lpPhrAust1.1, whole genome shotgun sequence encodes:
- the LOC133922245 gene encoding uncharacterized protein LOC133922245 isoform X1: MQSALFNFHSFVTVVLLLICTCTYLKMHFPSLLIRRTGFRGFFWKAARIGERLSPWVAIGCSVMGISILFW; this comes from the exons ATGCAGTCGGCGCTGTTCAACTTCCACTCGTTCGTGACGGTGGTGCTGCTGCTCATCTGCACCTGCACCTACCTCAAGATGCACTTCCCCTCCCTCCTCATCCGCCGGACAGG GTTCCGTGGTTTCTTTTGGAAGGCTGCTAGGATAG GTGAACGCCTTAGCCCCTGGGTAGCCATTGGGTGCTCTGTGATGGGCATATCTATTTTATTTTGGTGA
- the LOC133922245 gene encoding uncharacterized protein LOC133922245 isoform X2, producing MSALFNFHSFVTVVLLLICTCTYLKMHFPSLLIRRTGFRGFFWKAARIGERLSPWVAIGCSVMGISILFW from the exons ATG TCGGCGCTGTTCAACTTCCACTCGTTCGTGACGGTGGTGCTGCTGCTCATCTGCACCTGCACCTACCTCAAGATGCACTTCCCCTCCCTCCTCATCCGCCGGACAGG GTTCCGTGGTTTCTTTTGGAAGGCTGCTAGGATAG GTGAACGCCTTAGCCCCTGGGTAGCCATTGGGTGCTCTGTGATGGGCATATCTATTTTATTTTGGTGA